The Ptiloglossa arizonensis isolate GNS036 chromosome 2, iyPtiAriz1_principal, whole genome shotgun sequence sequence AAACACCTTCAATTTGATTTGACAAATTATAATATTCTCGTCTCGGAGTAGAGAATCATTTGAATAGATACAGTGCTATCACTTGTTGCTAATAATGAGCAAAGATGacgtataattaatttaatggAAAAACACATTTCCGATTGGAAATTCACATGTAGCCACAATGTGACGTTCTACTGTTTGATCATTATCAAATGAACGAAAAAGCAAAACATTTGACTAAGAAACAGATTTATATTTCTTCTCAAACCAAATTCAATTTGATATTGACAGTACTGtaccaaatttttatttcaacagtAAAATACGATCCCACGCGTGTTGAATAAACATAAATAGGATAATTCCATTACGCAAATTCGGTGTAAAAATtgccatttgaaagtggaaattacTGCACATTATCTTACGCAGAAATATGTTAAAACTGCCAATGgtcatatatatatacttcatatacatatatatgaagGATGTCGTACGTCGTTATGGGTTTCGACGAACAACTACGTGCACAGTATCGTTTTATGATCACGGCGTTTTATTTGGTCGGACTACACACAGATGAATGTAGATTTGCGAATGCAGGACTGACACTGGCGTAAACTTCACTCGATAGAAACTCGTCACAAAAAAGCTTCCTGAAGGCTCGTTTCTCCTTCTTATATCGAGCCTAGCTTCCCTCACCCTTGCCTATTCCTAGCGCTGGTTTTCGCGCGTTTTCGGAAAAGCCAGCTCGAGTGGGGAGCGAGAAAGTTTGGTGACGTAGCGGGGCTTCCTTCAGGCCTGCTGCGCGTGGTTAACCGTTTGCAGTCCTCTGGGCCTCACGTACCTTCCAGAGCCCTTGGTTTATGACTCCTGCAATTAGCTATTGAGGCAGCGACGGGAAAGCTACGTAAAACATGCCTGGTGAAAGttccgaaaaatatattttctcacAAATAGCTTTCGTTGACGCGCGAGCCATAAACCATGTTAGCTGCTTGCACGCCAGACGTTTCGTCAAGGCGTACGGCTAGCCGCTACATATATATGTCACATCCTATTACTTTGATTATGGAACATGTTATGAAGAAGTTTACTTTGAATGTAAGCAAATAGTAAATAAGTAATAAAAATTGGTCATTTCATCAATATCAATAAAAGATTGATCGTtccattaaaaaatttcaaacattacCTCTAAGTCAcgtatatttttaacgaaacgatcaaTCTTTTATTGGATATTGATGAAATGACCAATTTTTATTAGTTATTTACTATTTGTCTACATTCAAAGTAAACTTCTTCATAACATGTTCCATAATCAAAGTAATAGGATGTGACAAAGTTCGTGACACATACTATGTACACAGACAGATAACGTTATGTTACATATTTCATATATCTAGAAATAATACAGTAATTTAAATTACCTATATcatttcaataagtttcattatTTGGAGCACCATTGATCATCGCTAATATTAATATCGTATGTTTACACTTTCCCTAATCACTGTATTATAAACAAATCGATgcataaataattattcataCCCAAATATAATTTATCAGCTGTTCCCAACCATCTCAGTTTCTCTTTAGTCATTTTCTCAGGGATGAACAAACAAACTGCAactgtattataatttttctccGCGGGTACTGCTTGTAGTAGACAACCAAATTTCTGTACATGATTATAAAATTCTTTCCAAGTATTGTAAAGTTTTGAAAGTCGAGTAAGATTATAAACGACTTTCGGTAGATGTTTTGTCAACTTGTTGAGAAATTCTTCCCGCAAACTGGCATGTATTGCCCATTTGTCGCcgaatttctctctttctcttcgtaaAATTGGCATAAATGGAATGCTGATGTGATTAATTAGAAAGCGACCACAATGCTCCTCTTTCGATCCAAAGTTTAATCTGAACAACCACATGCAGACCTCGGTATGAAGAACTATCAAGTGTGCCAGAGTCGCGCAAAGAGTATTGTAATCGTATATATTTTTGGCATGAGGCGGTTGCAAAAGTCCAAAAGTGTCGATCATTTCAGACATTATGGACATGTTTAACATTTTACGTTGATAATTCATATCAGGACTTAATAAAGCAACGTTAAGATTGCCAGCTAATCTCATATCGCACTCATCGATGATCGACGGTAAGAAGTAAGCAGGTTTATCGGCGATTTTCTTTCTTATCTCGTTGAGTGACTTTTCGGAGCAATGGAGAATTCTGGAGAGATTTAGGGTACAACGTTTGAACGTTTCTGCTTGCGAGAGGGCGATAAAAGTGATACGTTTTGCTACATCTTCTTCAGGAGATATGGCTTCAATGAAATCTCTGTACATCGTTAATAAATCTCGAGTAGGTTTCACAGGTAGGATATAAATCACTTCAGAGTTTAAATTTCGTACGAAACAGATTCTTAAGCTTTGCATGTTCTCTAACATGGCGAATGTCTTTGTGGAGAACATTTTACGCATTTCAACGGGGAAACCGAAAGACGATAAATGCAAGACAACGTGTGGCTTTTGGATTACAGAACTAAATTctttacttagcttcaaagaaagTTCTCGAGTAGCTTGTAACGACATTAACATTTTCGTTAGATAACATTGATGTAACTCCCTCTTTTTCTTCAGCGTAATCCAAGAAAACCATATAAAACTAGCAGCTACATAAAGACGCTCGGAATCTAATATCCTCTTCCGCaactatgtaaaaattatactttttaaGGTTTCCATATGAATAGTATTTCGGTAGCTAGTAGTACAAGCGGCAGTACGATCATTCTATCTGAGAAAGTGGGTacattgaaaataaagaataacatttttttaaaccaggttttgttttcgagaaaatcgattttaataATTAACTATATTAATAATACTGTTGAGTATTAACTATTTTTCGTTTACCTTGCCATCTTCTAACTAGATAGATTTGCGGACCCCTTTTTCTGCATAGCTTCTTAAGAATCCgtgaattaaaattgaacaaaaaagaGGACATGCAGGTTTGAGTATTTGGGAAACCGTTTTCAGACGTAGTATTTAGAGCAGAGGACAATGAGAAATCCATTTACGATTTATTATTACAGGAGAAAGCATTGGAAATAGGAAATGAAATTGGGACATCGTCCTCGTGACAGAAAACTTGAATTAAAAAGTTATGTCATTCTTAAAAACTTGTCTAACACGAAAACTAAACAATAAACGTtggaaataattcattttttatatgTTATTATAGATTTTATAGTTTGAATTTATCAAACGGAAGACAGATCCGTTTATACAATGATCCCTAACTTTTTTTATAACCATAGTAAAGGAAAATAATAGAACGacgattatttttttcactAAAATACTTTCGGTTAAAAAGAACTATTATAAGTGACCGAAAATTCTTTTTCGTTGCTGACAATCATTGATAAAGCAAATTTATTTCGGTTGTTCATAAGAGTTAcccataaaaaatatttcgcttcgGTCGCTCCTAACAATTATCGGCTATGAAAATTCTATTTTGATCGCTCGTAATAGTTATCGGATACGAATATATTCTTTTGATTATATTCGAGCAACAAAATTTTAAGCTTTGTAATTTATGTTTTATCACTGCGCTTAGTACTACCTCCGATTCAAATTACTGACAACCAAATATCAAATTCTTCAGCAGTTTGATGATAATAAATTCCAAAAAAACTTTTATCCcgaggaaaattatatttataaactttttccaaataaaaattttaagattATCTAACATTATTTTCAAGTGTGCGAAGAAATTACAGGTGTACCCTGGCACTCATTCTTTCTTAGATAGGTGTAATGTTTGTCTCCGAGCTAAAAACAGTcattttgaacaaaatatataattattagattTTCTTTAGCAATAAATACGATAAACCTGGATTATTTcgacattgttcgtttctaaatgttttattatacatttctataattttggCAATCAATATCTCTTGAATAAACCGTTTATAAACTATAATACGTTCAGAGAAAcaaattcgtttattttatagtTGTAGATTCATATCTTAAGTCTGACCATTTAACCCTGAAACACCCTATATACACAAATTGAAGTTAAATAGCgtttttcgtatttaaaatttaaacactTTGTCGCAAAAAAATTACGAATTCTAAATATtctaagaatatttttcaacgtttttatCATCTAGTTGTGAAGCCTACTGTAAGACAGTTATTCTCAGAATATCTgaaatttacttttttaaaaCCTTCACTCTGCATCTGTTGAAATAAAAGTACAATACATAAAAATAACATATTCCggtgaaacaaaaatttgagAATAATTAGCTGTTTTCACATCCTTTTAACGCATGGTTTATGCTATTTCTTAATTAACAAACCTTGCAAATACTATACAAAACATATCGAGATCAATTTTAACACTATTTCTATTGCACGACATAgtatatttgtattaattttgtaaacGCGATTTGAATTAAATTCTATAATTCGTAACCCAAACATCTTTTTTGATCCAACTTGTGtcatccaaaaaaaaaacgtgtaatTGGGATAGTTTTTCGGTCAAATTTGAGAAGTACCTACTGTGCTATAACAATCAATACGGCTTTTTTTTATAGTTGGACAAACCGAAGAAATGAATATAATAcatgtaaaatgaaaataactcgTATAAACTTTATATCATCTAAAAGCagtacttttcttttattttctagtGAATATCTCATTATAAAATCTTCAATTATTcaaaagttattaatttatctCATTTTTCATATATCTATGAGTGTAGAAAATTTGTAGCAAACCtaaagagaaggcaaaagtacacataagtgtaaatcaccgattttaatgaaacttacatataatatagttcttagaaaaatattttacacatattTTGTTTCGTCTATTATTGTTCATATCTAAGGGGTGAAATCAGTGCTCAAAATTGGGGAAGAGAAACACGTTTTTCTCgctatttcgaaaatgatgaggCCTAGAAAAaagtttgaacaaaaattacgtattttttaataatgGATTTGAGCTTCCAAacagttttgcaaaatattaatttgtttaaacaatatgataacaaattttcactttttatattttttttatacaatttattgcTTCAcatctttaaaaatttcttaatagaaaatatagaCCGATATGGAGAATGTGTACACTTGTAATTTTGGTTCGATCCTTTCGATGAAAGTTAACGTTGATACAATGAAATGAGCTTCAACGCGGAACGTGAATTTTTGGAACGTACGCGAATAGTtgtgaaaatatattatactaaCTTTATGGAGTGTGACATTAGGTCTTTCAAACCGTTTTGAAATTCAAGGTATAATGCCATAAAGTGACCGATGTATTTTACGTTTGTAAACATTTGACTCGTTATTCAAAagtgtgtaatttttatttaagcaactTTTTCCTAGGATTcatcattttcgagaaaacatATTTCCCTCGATATTTGAGGGAAATTCTCTCTTAACTTTGAACACTGATTTCAGCTCCTAGATATGGATAATATCGGATAAAGaaaaatacgtgtcaaatatttttctaaggactatatttatatataagttTCATCACTTAAGCGATGTTCCTTGTAAGTCCCTTTATTCGACTGATAAAACCGTTACGTTGAATAATGTCTGTTTTAAATGTGTGAAAAGTGTACGTACATTAATCTTTTTTATCAATCTGAATACTATTGTTAATAATAAGTTACTACGAGAAAGGAGAAAGGTTTCGCTTACCCAATAACCACGCCAAAAGGCTTGTATAAACGTTGCAGCGATATGTTTCCCGTCTATTGTTTTGAACTGTAACTTCCAGCTTTTTAACCAAGAAACTCCCACTCCATTTAGTAATAAAGGAATCAAATCTTCTTTTAACAATAACAAACGTGCTCCATTTTCCTGAATCTTCGACATAAACTTCAACGTAGCTTGCGGACATAGATGAATTGTCGGTATGCGACGGTCTCTTATAATTTCTTCTATTTGCGGACAGAGTGCTAAATGCCATTTTGACCCATATTGATTTCCATGAGCATCCAAAATTTTCAACCAAATGTTGCAAGtcataaattttccatcgataaatTTCAGACTACTTATCATAGACACCTCATTTTCCTCGCGTAAAAAGTCAGAGGTTTCTCTCTGTTTAAAAATTTCAGCAATGTTTTTGATTTTCGATGATTGTTCAATATTTGCCCAACAGTTGTCAATATTAGCACTCGCAATTATTTCTTTATCACGTTTCCTAAGAGTTATACGTTTCCATAAAAAATGTACAACACTTGGTAGAATtggtttataataattacatagTTGAcacgtataattttatttgtaccgTAGTTTAAATCTAAAGAGTAAAACGGTCACTTCAAATTCATTGTAAAAATTATCAATATCGTACTTTTACAAACGATGGAGGGATGGAGAGAATGGTGCGGAGGAAACTGAGAGCTTCATTTAACACACATACGTATGATTTACGTATAGTTCGTCAAATTTAATAATCATCGAAGAGAGTGGCTCGAACATaatggataaataaatatctttaTCGAAAGGAGGCATATTTTCACAAACGGAGATCCACGAACTTAATGGAAAACGTCAAATTCAGAGTCTACACGCGTGGACTTGTCTACATGACTTTATATAGAAAAACTAttactattgcataatattcttgtttatattaaataactcttaCGAGATAAAATAGACGTTTTATGCATTAAGTATAAGCGTAAACGAAACCTCGGTTGTTTATAGTCTCCAAGCTTTATATTTATGTACACACGGAGATAGGGACGCATTtgaaatctattcctactactatgggAGAGTGCGTGGCTAAGGTTCAGAACGTGCGGCTCGGTTAGGGACAGGCGGTCTGTTGGACCGCTGGTCCAAAGAGGTGTTCCTCTTTGCCCCTGTGCCGTCCCACAAGACTTCAAGTCAGCAGAAAGCGATATGacgcttatatatatataattatcatGCTGCGAAAAGAAACCACAAGTTGTTTACATCGACACTCCGCTCGTAGTCCGTCGCTGCTCCTGCGATCGCAAGCAAGAAGCGTCGTTGGTCAAAGACGGCGACAAAGATCGACGGCGGCGATTCCAAGTTCGAGCGAGAACGAATTCGTAGCAAGGTACATCGGCGTAGATTCCCAATAAAGCGTCAAGTGTTCCTAAACAAAATAATTCGCTTACAGTTTAAGTATTACCGCAAATTTAATACGTTACTCGTAACGAAAAaaggaatacaatttaatatgggTAATATTCATTAGTATTTTgacaattatttatagcgaaaggaactaaattgtatttattaaaaataatataaatccgtttATACTCATTTTGCAGTCGATATGTAATGAAACAAGATATTTAATAAACGCTAAACACTGCTAGCAAGATCAGTTGATCTGTTAATGATATGATACAATAATCGTGACGCTCACGACGCTCGCTACTTTGCATAGTGGTTCAATGTAACGATTGtccttattttaattttagtatgacttgtttttgtgtaaattgtaattatatggaATTTATCTGAATAGAAATGAGTATATGcggaattatattatttttattaaatacaaattagttcttttggCTATAAATAATcttcaaaataataatgattattacgcgtattaaattgtattcattttttcattacgagaaacttatcaaatcagtgatagtatttaaacagaaacgaaatcattgtttcttaatagctaacatttgataAGAAAGCTTCGCCAATGACGCAGTATTCTCTCTCACTCGGTCTCGCTACGGTCACCGTAGCCGTCTTTGTCACCGTCTTCGACCAATGGCGATTCTTGCTCGAGATCGTACGAGCGGAGCGTCCATGTAAACAacctgtgccttcttttcgcggcATGATAATACATCAGTGCCCATTATACACTTTAACGCGTTAAATAATGTATCGTATCGTGTAAGTCGTAAATCGAATAGAAACAATAAATCTATATCATCACTATTATCATTCACATTTCCGGTGACTATCTTCCCTTATCATTGCCAAGTTTGCGACAAAAAAAATTGCTTTTCGAATGTAGACATCGGTTTGTGTTATTGCTTTTTTAGTGTATTAGGAAAACTTACTTACGGCGTGATTAACTTTCTCGGTAAGGAAAACATTTTCGTTCTGAGATAAATCATGTCctgtttaaatttcaattcagATTCGTCGAATTCTGTCCGCGTGGTCTCTTTTGGCCTGAGCATAATGTTCCGAGTGTTTTCCAGATGCCAGTTTGATACATTTTCCCAAGTGTAACGACGGGatattttgttcttcgtttcatcgtacaTGTTGCAACAAAGGGGTATTCCGCAAACTTTTCTCGCTTTTCTTAAAGATAGGTGAGGAGGTGAGTGCACGTGACCCTTCGTTGCCGTTAACAAATCGATTTTCAACCGTAAAAAATACTCTTCGCACGCCTGTTCCACATTCATGAGTTCTTTCAGCATGCATTCGTAAAAACTTCGTGTGCATTCTAAAATCTCCAATTTCCTCGTCTTATCAGTTGCCCTgttttaataataacaaaaacagtGAATTGTGTAGATAAAAAGTAATTTCTTCGAACAAACTGATACTTCCAACGTAACTTCaaagtataattttcaaattcttattGAACTTTGCATTTCAGACGTTATTACGtaaattttcacgattttttattacagatgaaacaaaattttaaaggaCAACTTTCAATGATTTAAGAAGATCTAACATTTTGCGATCCTATTTATTCCACAAATGCAAAGGCGCACTCTAAAAGATGCCATTACGTTCTTTCTTTAAACGTAACCGTACATGTTTTCTTACATCAATAaattcttttaattaatttacagaGAAAAGAAGTATAATACTTTTCAAAATATAGCACGATAGAGCAATTATGTTAAGGATAACTTCGATTCGAAGTCAAAATTGATTatcgatagaaaaatttgaTTACCTAGCGAAATAATACTATACTTGGAAATAGAACACGTTCAAAAtcaaacgcaaacaatttttctgtaTTGTAATGCTGGGAATTCGATGAATGCACCTTAATACTTTTCTGTGCaaagggaagaaagaaataaaaggcgtttatataaattatgtaaaaaatCGATGATTTTGTTTAAAGAAAAACTACTATTACATTTTAGAAATGGATAGTTATATTTGCAAAAAGTAGAATAATAAGAAGTTAGACTTTCCTAAACCACTCTACTTTTTCCATTACTATCTTTTTTCTGTATAGATATATTCAAAAAAGAGATACGATTTATTCTAATTTCTAAATTACCTAATATAGACTTTATTTTTTAGACTATTAACAatagaaaaaagttgtttaatttaaaaatggatTCCTAATTGTAGATACGTTTAAATGACTCGTTTATAATTTATGTATACAATGTAATATAAAGTAATGTAATgtaacgaaaaatttgtttattcttcATTTAAATCGGATTTCAGAACTTAACCTAATTAAAAGGTATATGGATTCATTAAATACTTGGATTGCCTTTAAGAAATCGATAATATAATTCAATTGGAATATAAAGTATATATATTATGAAATTGTAAAAGTTATGAACGAACTTAATTTGTTTAATCACTTCTTTCTTTTGATCaccaagaaattttttaattatgcaAATTTCTTGTTGAATCTCCACAATACAGTTTTTAATCAATTCTATACACTGAGAATGTAAGTCTTCTGTTCGTAATAGTTTGTAATGATCCTCCATTCTTCTACATAGTTTCACCAATAGGGATGAATGTCCAAATGATTACATCGATACGTCATTTTAATAATGTGGAACTTTTCTCCATAAATTACGTACAAGCATACattttatatcttttatttttGAGTCGTACCTAAACAATAGAACTGAAGTAATTAGAAATTAGTATGcttgtaaataatttaatgtatatatttaatGAACTATGAAGATGGCGCTCATTTTAAGTTATCTGTACGCTGTAAAGTGCTTGACTGACATGTGAAGAGGTTATATTTCGTCGTGCCTCTTGTAATATTCATATTGTCTGCGAACGTGTCATAGAAAAGTATTAAGATCATTTCACCACTAAAAACACGTAAAAGAATAGAAACGATAGTAGATAAGGCTAAACTCCATTGTTGGTAAATGTTATTGGATTAATAAGCTTCTATGACAGTAGATTGTCAAAGTATGTTTAATGTTTTTATATACTCTTTTATTTATAACTGTATTATTATCGTAATACAATTTATTGAAGAAATGTTTATGCCACATAATATAAGATTATCAAACATGAATTAATGTATTAAGTGTAAAGTCAAATCTGAGATAACTAACGCATTTCAAATATGTATGATGTATTTCTTACTTATTGTTATCATTAAAGATTCAATACATCGATGCATTTTCAGAAGCTTAAGGGAAGGCAATGGGGGCAACGCCAAGTCGGTACGATGATCTgtctaaaaatgtttatttggaAAGATTTTGTGGAAAAAAATGCATTCTTCCAAGTGATCCATTTTGGGATTCCTTTTTATCTTATAATGTCCGTCCACCTGTTACACGAAATGATCAAATAGAATTAGATTCTAGGTTGGACTCATTGTGTCAACAATTACTTGCTAATAATTTATCTACTGGCAATTTTGGTACTTTGGTACAAGTTGTACTTGTACGTGCCAGCAACTTGCTTGCATCGGTGCAAAATCAGAAGTATGATATACTTTCTTTTAATGAACCTTAAAATATGATCAAAAGTATAAACAAAAGTAGAAGATATTGTTGCCTGTAAATAATTCtacttaataatattttattcacaggattATATCAGCCTGgcaaacgtataatgcattgtTCGCGGTAAGATGTATATTAAAGTATTTGATTGAAACAGTTGGTGAAGAAGAAATGGTAAAACATATAGAAGCACCCGAATTATCTGTTTTAACGCAATCAAATTCGTCGTATAGATTAGAAGAATTTTTCGAAGCATTAACCGACATTATAACAGATGTACCGCTATGGTAAGTAGTTTATGgtacttttatattattttgttaatataacattttttttaatgtttcgatATGTTTTATTATAAGACTTGTAAACCTTATTTTATTTGCATGTATATAaacaagacacaaatttttgtACTACAAATGTACTTTTATGTACATATAATCTATTTTAAAACGCGCaatgtttcattattatttaatattattagctacatgtttataaaaaagaatacattttaTATCATAATCTTATCTTAACAGTGAATTCACATATGTTGTTCACCTAGAAGCAATAAACTGCTTACTCGTTCTACTTTCGGTACAACTATTTTCACAAACTGCAGCTGAATACAGCTGTATCTACAGAATAGCCATGCATTCGCATTCTAGTGAACATGCACCAGCAATGGTATGTACATTATTGCATAATTTTGTACAGCAAGAACATGCTCCTCCAGGAATACTTGCACAGCAGCCAGGAGGAAGTATTGTTTTCAGTATAGCTGGTATGTTGAATGATGAAAATAGGTATACTATCGTATATGCGAAGAAactaattttcttaaaaatacttTGTATATTTAATAACCCAATATTTGAttcgatataataaaaatatcatttattaCAATCGTTTAGTTAGAAAGGAATTGAAATGAAAACTTGTTAACTAGTTAAATGCATGATATAGCATTCGATATTGTCATTTTATTTATGAATCCCAAAGCAATTTATACGTGTTTTTCATATAgaacaaataatataaaacatATTTCAGCTGGATTGTGGAATGTCATTACAATGGGTATGGGTAGTAGTCTAAAAAATGTACAAGTTACAAGTAATGGTATCCCTGAAGAGGAGGAAAGAAAACGTGATACAGAGACACCTCTTGCTAGTCAGtctttattattactattggtTTTAACGAATCATTGTACCGCAACGCAAAACCCGTACAGAAATGCACTTTTCACATTTGTTGACATGGAAGGTTAGTAGTTAAACtaatatattaaagaataaTTACTTTTAATATCAAATTGTACCAAAAAATAAGTAAATCTATTGGTTTTAcataaattgattttaaaattgATGAATATTTCTTTAGAAGACTGCAATTCTGCAATGCAAGCAAAAAACGCATTTAgatttaatttgaataaattgtacaatactATATGTAAAATACCAAA is a genomic window containing:
- the LOC143155331 gene encoding IQ motif-containing protein H, translated to MEDHYKLLRTEDLHSQCIELIKNCIVEIQQEICIIKKFLGDQKKEVIKQIKATDKTRKLEILECTRSFYECMLKELMNVEQACEEYFLRLKIDLLTATKGHVHSPPHLSLRKARKVCGIPLCCNMYDETKNKISRRYTWENVSNWHLENTRNIMLRPKETTRTEFDESELKFKQDMIYLRTKMFSLPRKLITPKRDKEIIASANIDNCWANIEQSSKIKNIAEIFKQRETSDFLREENEVSMISSLKFIDGKFMTCNIWLKILDAHGNQYGSKWHLALCPQIEEIIRDRRIPTIHLCPQATLKFMSKIQENGARLLLLKEDLIPLLLNGVGVSWLKSWKLQFKTIDGKHIAATFIQAFWRGYWLRKRILDSERLYVAASFIWFSWITLKKKRELHQCYLTKMLMSLQATRELSLKLSKEFSSVIQKPHVVLHLSSFGFPVEMRKMFSTKTFAMLENMQSLRICFVRNLNSEVIYILPVKPTRDLLTMYRDFIEAISPEEDVAKRITFIALSQAETFKRCTLNLSRILHCSEKSLNEIRKKIADKPAYFLPSIIDECDMRLAGNLNVALLSPDMNYQRKMLNMSIMSEMIDTFGLLQPPHAKNIYDYNTLCATLAHLIVLHTEVCMWLFRLNFGSKEEHCGRFLINHISIPFMPILRREREKFGDKWAIHASLREEFLNKLTKHLPKVVYNLTRLSKLYNTWKEFYNHVQKFGCLLQAVPAEKNYNTVAVCLFIPEKMTKEKLRWLGTADKLYLETTVSTPVYMMPQTSLDVTKLRPVVNKFAKGVQFEGYFGYLTIMFYCYMHKYEEKLVAMVLNVYPYYSYVQSYIDWMKFAIGGMYNEKKNQFVAEVPMVSETCGRRSYTIPQKTPKWNETTERYGIAISQLYNTRFSVYSWSKLKDLFEGCGIMYNAKMKQGSSIILHDSENRTLGLMVAVTPSMKTTLSMVHNHLTKLHQTLMAKSKKEPETNLSDLVDFFAKLCPEYQTLAINQCI
- the LOC143155332 gene encoding dymeclin isoform X1; this translates as MGATPSRYDDLSKNVYLERFCGKKCILPSDPFWDSFLSYNVRPPVTRNDQIELDSRLDSLCQQLLANNLSTGNFGTLVQVVLVRASNLLASVQNQKIISAWQTYNALFAVRCILKYLIETVGEEEMVKHIEAPELSVLTQSNSSYRLEEFFEALTDIITDVPLCEFTYVVHLEAINCLLVLLSVQLFSQTAAEYSCIYRIAMHSHSSEHAPAMVCTLLHNFVQQEHAPPGILAQQPGGSIVFSIAAGLWNVITMGMGSSLKNVQVTSNGIPEEEERKRDTETPLASQSLLLLLVLTNHCTATQNPYRNALFTFVDMEEDCNSAMQAKNAFRFNLNKLYNTICKIPNTDEVTLLLYMLLHRNSSVKQDIMRRPDIQLLVTPILQILYHAPNNTSHHIYMSLIILLILSEDETFNKRIHEIMLKGVNWYTERSISEISLGGLLILVVIRTIQYNMFKMRDKYLHTNCLAALANMSAQFTSLHPYVSQRLLSLFETLAKKHVRLETKIRTQPSTSSDSTTVTVNGTTTNTDLIQDLTILEEVLRMVLEIINSCLTYRLAHNPNLIYTLLYKKDIFQPFRTHSAFQDIVQNIDSVINFFSYKLEQKDQSQLGVSQVLTTIQQGTNEWPRDRLRKFPELKFKYVEEEQPEEFFIPYVWSVVCQSALLHWSAENIKLFSPHSGEQTTIIVC
- the LOC143155332 gene encoding dymeclin isoform X2, coding for MGATPSRYDDLSKNVYLERFCGKKCILPSDPFWDSFLSYNVRPPVTRNDQIELDSRLDSLCQQLLANNLSTGNFGTLVQVVLVRASNLLASVQNQKIISAWQTYNALFAVRCILKYLIETVGEEEMVKHIEAPELSVLTQSNSSYRLEEFFEALTDIITDVPLCEFTYVVHLEAINCLLVLLSVQLFSQTAAEYSCIYRIAMHSHSSEHAPAMVCTLLHNFVQQEHAPPGILAQQPGGSIVFSIAAGLWNVITMGMGSSLKNVQVTSNGIPEEEERKRDTETPLASQSLLLLLVLTNHCTATQNPYRNALFTFVDMEEDCNSAMQAKNAFRFNLNKLYNTICKIPNTDEVTLLLYMLLHRNSSVKQDIMRRPDIQLLVTPILQILYHAPNNTSHHIYMSLIILLILSEDETFNKRIHEIMLKGVNWYTERSISEISLGGLLILVVIRTIQYNMFKMRDKYLHTNCLAALANMSAQFTSLHPYVSQRLLSLFETLAKKHVRLETKIRTQPSTSSDSTTVTVNGTTTNTDLIQDLTILEEVLRMVLEIINSCLTYRLAHNPNLIYTLLYKKDIFQPFRTHSAFQDIVQNIDSDQSQLGVSQVLTTIQQGTNEWPRDRLRKFPELKFKYVEEEQPEEFFIPYVWSVVCQSALLHWSAENIKLFSPHSGEQTTIIVC